A genomic segment from Gemmatimonadota bacterium encodes:
- a CDS encoding sugar phosphate isomerase/epimerase, protein MFKSLNAGAIGVRGSVDELIGYAKRAGFQGVDPSIQEITSLVNAHGAEHVKGLFADAGLRIGAWGLSVNWRGNEAEYKAGLSKLKEFAAAAAAVGATRAAQWVPSASEDRKFGDNLRWHIDRFKPIAEILGEHGCSLGLEFIGPRTLRIDKSYGFIHSMDGMLALAHAIGTGNVGLLLDCWHWYTGLGTISDLMAMTAEDVVHVHVNDAPDGVDVSDQIDNKRALPGETGVIDLVGFLSVLQKIGYDGPVSPEPFSQSVREMAAQDAVQTTHDALDKSWQAAQLS, encoded by the coding sequence ATGTTTAAAAGTCTCAATGCGGGTGCTATTGGTGTAAGAGGTAGCGTTGATGAGTTGATCGGCTATGCAAAACGCGCTGGATTTCAGGGGGTTGATCCCAGTATTCAGGAGATTACTTCTCTGGTCAATGCGCATGGTGCAGAACATGTAAAAGGGCTGTTTGCCGATGCTGGTTTGAGAATAGGTGCGTGGGGTTTGTCTGTGAATTGGCGAGGCAATGAAGCTGAGTACAAAGCCGGTCTATCAAAACTGAAAGAGTTTGCTGCTGCCGCTGCCGCTGTGGGGGCTACGCGGGCTGCTCAATGGGTGCCTTCTGCTTCTGAAGACCGCAAATTTGGCGATAATTTAAGGTGGCATATTGATCGCTTTAAGCCGATTGCCGAAATTCTGGGTGAGCATGGATGTAGCCTGGGGCTGGAATTTATTGGGCCGCGCACTCTACGGATTGATAAATCTTATGGATTTATTCATTCGATGGATGGCATGCTCGCACTTGCCCATGCGATTGGCACCGGCAATGTGGGGCTGCTTCTCGATTGCTGGCACTGGTACACGGGATTGGGGACTATATCAGACCTGATGGCTATGACCGCTGAAGATGTGGTGCATGTCCACGTCAATGACGCACCCGATGGCGTTGATGTGAGCGATCAGATTGACAATAAGCGGGCATTGCCGGGTGAGACTGGCGTAATTGACCTGGTTGGCTTTTTGAGCGTGCTGCAAAAAATTGGCTATGACGGCCCGGTGTCGCCCGAGCCTTTTAGCCAGTCGGTGCGGGAAATGGCGGCGCAAGATGCTGTGCAAACAACACACGACGCGCTGGATAAGAGTTGGCAAGCCGCTCAGTTATCCTGA
- a CDS encoding SIS domain-containing protein: MEAFVENYIAQNLTLLKSLDAGAIARIIAEFGKARDARKRIYAIGNGGSASTASHFVNDMGKGASIGRETRFKTIPLTDNVEWMTALSNDLCYEDVYVEQLKNFAEPDDVLLAISGSGNSENVLQAVRYANDVGCVTIGFTGFEGGKLRELVQHCVVIPSDHMGRIEDMHLILQHMICYYFIEQ, from the coding sequence ATGGAGGCTTTTGTCGAGAATTATATCGCACAAAATTTGACCTTGCTCAAGTCGCTGGATGCTGGGGCGATAGCCCGTATTATTGCCGAGTTTGGCAAGGCGAGAGATGCGCGCAAGAGAATTTACGCCATCGGGAATGGAGGCAGCGCGAGTACGGCGTCGCATTTTGTGAACGATATGGGCAAGGGGGCTTCAATTGGGCGCGAAACGCGTTTTAAGACGATTCCGCTGACGGATAATGTGGAATGGATGACGGCGTTGAGCAATGATTTGTGTTACGAAGATGTATATGTCGAGCAATTGAAAAATTTTGCAGAGCCAGACGATGTTTTGCTGGCGATAAGTGGGAGTGGAAATTCAGAAAATGTGTTGCAGGCGGTGCGGTATGCCAACGATGTGGGCTGTGTTACTATTGGGTTTACGGGATTTGAAGGAGGAAAGCTGAGAGAACTCGTTCAACATTGCGTGGTGATCCCCTCTGACCACATGGGGCGTATCGAAGATATGCATCTTATTTTGCAACACATGATTTGTTATTATTTTATCGAACAGTGA
- a CDS encoding mandelate racemase/muconate lactonizing enzyme family protein, which yields MKITGIELDAVRVNHRGDWVFVHVLTDEGIRGIGEMRSGSNYAAQLSALRALGETAKGCDPRRIEAFVSRYTSTERTKVELFALSAFEQALWDILGKSLNVPVHALLGGACRDEIRLYANINRATTDRSPEGFAKNAAAAVAEGFDAVKLDPFDGVRGADNARDAARGIACMQAVREAIGTEVDLLVDCHSKFTVRGAIEVADALRDVNLFWFEQPTPEASLDNCLAVKERCGLTIAGGEQRGLRRDWVEVVENLSMHIPMPDVTVVGGIGELKKIGDMLHAWGLPTAPHGPFGPVVIAAGVHAMASLPGFLILEYGWGEIPWRKDLTIPGEEIVNGRIRINDRPGLGVELNPEMVEKHRVQV from the coding sequence ATGAAAATTACAGGTATTGAACTCGACGCCGTGCGTGTCAATCACCGGGGGGATTGGGTGTTTGTACATGTGCTTACAGATGAGGGTATCCGGGGAATAGGGGAGATGCGCTCGGGAAGCAATTATGCGGCGCAACTATCGGCTTTGCGCGCTCTGGGTGAAACGGCCAAAGGATGCGATCCGAGAAGGATTGAAGCTTTTGTTTCGCGCTATACAAGCACAGAGCGCACAAAGGTGGAATTGTTCGCCTTGAGTGCATTTGAACAGGCATTGTGGGACATTTTGGGCAAATCGCTCAATGTGCCCGTTCACGCGCTTTTGGGGGGCGCGTGTCGAGACGAGATCCGGCTGTATGCCAATATCAATCGGGCGACGACGGACCGTTCGCCTGAGGGATTTGCCAAGAATGCCGCTGCTGCGGTGGCAGAGGGGTTTGATGCGGTCAAGTTGGACCCTTTTGACGGGGTGCGCGGTGCCGACAATGCCAGAGACGCTGCAAGGGGTATTGCGTGTATGCAAGCAGTTCGTGAAGCTATCGGGACAGAGGTCGATTTGCTCGTGGATTGTCACAGTAAGTTCACGGTTCGCGGCGCGATTGAGGTCGCGGATGCGTTGCGCGATGTCAATCTGTTCTGGTTTGAGCAACCCACACCCGAAGCGAGTCTCGATAATTGTCTTGCAGTTAAAGAAAGGTGTGGATTGACCATTGCGGGAGGCGAACAGCGGGGCTTGCGACGGGATTGGGTTGAGGTGGTGGAGAATCTCAGCATGCATATTCCCATGCCCGATGTGACGGTTGTGGGCGGTATCGGCGAGTTAAAAAAAATAGGGGATATGCTCCACGCCTGGGGGCTGCCCACCGCGCCACACGGTCCCTTTGGTCCGGTGGTGATCGCGGCTGGCGTGCATGCGATGGCTTCTTTACCCGGATTTCTCATTCTGGAATACGGATGGGGAGAGATTCCCTGGCGAAAAGATCTGACTATTCCCGGCGAGGAGATTGTGAATGGACGCATTCGCATCAATGATCGCCCGGGCCTCGGCGTTGAATTAAATCCCGAGATGGTAGAGAAGCATAGAGTTCAGGTATAG